Proteins encoded together in one Engraulis encrasicolus isolate BLACKSEA-1 unplaced genomic scaffold, IST_EnEncr_1.0 scaffold_431_np1212, whole genome shotgun sequence window:
- the LOC134444018 gene encoding NEDD4-binding protein 2-like 1, translating to MGRRKHPHRTKTLYILRGLPGTHKSDKARDIQDRLGGVIINADEYHRNKKGQLVIRPEKLNEGHIWARGQALQAMDEGMDPVIIDNTNMSWREMFPYVLMGFHRGYWIKFLLTKDTFRVSLDEIDRRCPNIERWKLERMKNRYQSVRHVYQILRDKECRREYEPSIDSWMP from the exons ATGGGGAGAAGAAAACACCCTCATCGCACTAAGACCCTCTACATCCTTCGCGGTTTGCCTGGAACTCATAAGTCCGATAAAGCACG GGACATTCAGGACAGGCTTGGTGGGGTGATCATCAACGCCGACGAGTATCATCGCAACAAAAAGGGACAACTAGTTATCAGACCTGAAAAACTCAATGAAGGACACATATGGGCGCGTGGGCAAG CTCTGCAGGCTATGGACGAAGGGATGGATCCAGTCATCATCGACAATACTAACATGTCGTGGCGGGAGATGTTCCCATATGTACTGATG GGTTTTCATCGAGGATACTGGATTAAATTCCTGCTGACGAAAGATACCTTCCGTGTTTCCCTTGATGAAATCGACAG GAGGTGTCCAAATATCGAACGGTGGAAACTGGAAAGGATGAAAAACCGGTACCAGTCCGTCCGACATGTCTATCAGATACTCAGGGATAAGGAGTGTAGGAGGGAATATGAGCCCAGCATTGACAGCTGGATGCCTTGA